From Rutidosis leptorrhynchoides isolate AG116_Rl617_1_P2 chromosome 3, CSIRO_AGI_Rlap_v1, whole genome shotgun sequence, a single genomic window includes:
- the LOC139895636 gene encoding protein VASCULATURE COMPLEXITY AND CONNECTIVITY, which translates to MDRRSLVVCAVVGFLGFVSALLGFIAEAKRIKGSQVKFSSPSECVYPRSPALALGLTAAIFLMISQVIINVATGCICCSRRGPHQSTSNWTSALVCFIVSWFTFVIAFLLLLSGAALNDEHGEENMYFGSYYCYVVKPGVFAGAASLSLVSVVLGCIYYVTLNSTKVNRNETESNQTGIVMGLPQHQNPVFVHEDTYARRQVSS; encoded by the exons ATGGATAGAAGAAGCTTAGTGGTGTGTGCTGTAGTCGGGTTTCTAGGGTTTGTATCTGCCCTTTTGGGTTTTATTGCAGAGGCCAAGAGGATAAAG ggtTCCCAAGTGAAGTTTTCATCTCCATCCGAATGTGTGTACCCACGGAGTCCAGCTCTAGCACTTGGATTAACTGCTGCTATATTTCTTATGATTTCACAAGTCATTATCAATGTTGCAACTGGTTGTATCTGTTGCAGCAGAAGAGGACCTCATCAATCAACCTCTAACTGGACATCAGCTCTTGTCTGCTTTATTGTTTCCTG GTTCACATTTGTAATTGCATTCCTTCTTCTGTTAAGTGGGGCAGCGCTAAATGATGAGCATGGAGAAGAAAATATGTACTTTGGGAGCTACTATTGCTATGTGGTAAAGCCTGGAGTCTTTGCTGGAGCTGCTAGCTTGTCGTTAGTAAGTGTCGTCTTGGGTTGCATTTATTATGTGACCTTGAATTCAACAAAGGTTAACAGAAATGAAACTGAATCTAATCAAACAGGCATCGTTATGGGCCTGCCCCAGCACCAGAACCCTGTTTTTGTACATGAAGATACCTACGCTAGACGCCAAGTCTCCTCTTAG